A stretch of DNA from Serinus canaria isolate serCan28SL12 chromosome 14, serCan2020, whole genome shotgun sequence:
GGtttgcccagcagggctgggggcgGTTGGGAGCGGGGCTGCCTCAGGCGCTCACGGGCTCTGGGGATGGGTGCGGGCACAGCAGGGACCACCCCGTCCCGGGAGCGCAGAGCGGGGTCACCGGGGGATGCGGGGTCTGACCGGGGCCCGTGGGGGGCGCGGAGgtcctggggaggaggaggtgacagcccGGGGTGTGCAAGGTGAGGGCTTTGAAGGTGAACCTGGGCAGGTTCCAAAGGGGccgagctgctgcagcttccttctccttccagagATCAGCACCGCAAATCCCTGCTCGGGGAGTTTATCCAAAACCTCTCGGGTGAGTCCCCGGGCTTAGGCTCTGCTGGAAGCGGCGCCTTCCTTGGTGCAAGAGGAAAAGATCTCGGTGCCTTTTGGACAAAACGcggctctggctctgctgccccggcccggcgggggATGGATCCCCGCTCCCAAATGCCAAAGGACGCGGCCGGCGGCCCGGAGctgccccggggctgcgggaccCCGGCGTAGGGCCGCTGCCCTCTGGGTGCTGCCGTTTTGAATTAGGTCAGGCTTCATCCCGGGCGGGCTGAGCTcccgccgcagccccggggATTGATGGCTCGTGGCAGGAGcccgggcagggggaggaaggggctcCGCACGGCGGGGCACGGGgagcgggagggagggagggaggagggggatgcGCTGCTTTGAAAGCGCCTCCCGTAAGATCCACCGAGATCAGAGGAGCGGGATGTCAGGGAAAGCTCCAGATAGACTCCAGGGCCCCGCACACCTCAGCGGTGCGGATTTGGAGGTGgtggaaggagctgcagctgccagaagcttTCGGCAGCATCATCCGTCGGatagctgctgctccctgcaatTCCTGCGGCGAGGCTGTGCCGGCGGGAATGGGACTGatgtgggaaggggctggatcCTCCCCCATGGCTGAGAGCccctgtgagctgctgggaCCACGCAGctcaggaaggcagcagagattGGGAATGGCTGAGACGCGGGAGTGAGGCAGAGCCCAGACAgaggcagggctcagctccagccctgggatgcaCAGGGTGCTGGAAAGGCTTTGGGAgtggctcctggggctggcagcctcTCAGGCATCCCAAAGCCCACCTGGCTCCttgctcccccagcagcacaaaccccacTCCAGTATCCACCAGTAAAACCCCTGAGAAGCAGCGATGTGATGTGGAACTGGGGggcagaggatggagctgggactCCACACTGCCCAGCCCACTGGCCAAAGTTACATCTGAGCTTGCAGATTTCCCTCAGAGGCACCCCAGTGCTCCCTGATCCCGGGATAATGCAGGGACAGCCGGGCTCTGTCACAGCGTTTTGTGCAGATAATTACAGAGGGAtttccagctcctttggctggctgAGGAAAGCGCTGCTGTGGTGCCACATCCCCACCAGCAGCGCCACTGCCACCCTAATTAACCACAGAGGACTGAGGGAAGTTAATGAAGTTGATATTTCAATTAACTCCCTGATCCTATGACCAAAGCAGACAGCGGGCGGGCAGTGCCCACCCGGGagctcccaccctgccaggctgtgccaggccacctctgctgccttggCCATGTCAGGGAATGTTGCAGGGGGACACACTCCAGGATACCAGCCCAAGCTGGGTCACAGCTTGTCAGGTCGTGTCAAGACCTGAATTTGAACCAAAGCTGGGAGCAAGGAGTGGAATTTTGGGGATGGAATACCCACTGATGGCCATGGCCTTGGTGTGTCCTCACCCCTCCTGTCATTAGGGGTcttgtgtccctgccctgcacaggtgTGACcgtcctgcagcagcagcagcagcagcagcagcagcagcagcagcagcagcagcgtaGCCCCCTCTGTACTCCCATCCCTGCTAGAGGAGAGCTCCCATACAAACCCAGGCTATTATTATCTCTGTCTTCCACCGTGCTAATGGTCTCTCAGGAaacagacttctttttttttttccctttttttttttttttttttttttttttagcttttaaaaccCACGAGTACGAGAGCGGTGGGAACGGAGAGCTGGGCACGGTGGAGTGAGCACAAGGAGCACTGAGGCCAGCACTGGGGAGACACtgtcccctgagctggcagggacacGGAGCAGGGACCGGCCAGGACCCTCCAGGGATCAGCCCAGGGGCGTTCTGGtaggagcagcccctggagggcAGCACTGGACATACTGGGGATACTGGGGATACTGGGAGTGGCTGTGATGGGGCCAGTGGGAGCCCTGCATGGTGAGGGCAGGGCGTgtccaggctgcagtgctgggtgggAGGGGGACAGGGCCCTGCAGGATCAGGGGAGGGATCCcttggaatcacagaaccatggaatgctttgggctggaagggaccataagagggaagggaccttaaagaccacccctgccatggacagggagaCCTTCCCCTAGAGCAGGGCCCCTCTCAggcccagccccactgctcaTTTGCCCTGCTCACTCCTCGTTTGGCTGTTTTGGTGCCTCACTGgaggtgccagcagtgccaccagcaccagccaggctctctgccaggggctgggaccACCGGGACAATCCCCCGTGGATGATCTGGGGTTAACAAGTGGCTCCTGCAAAGGAGAAGCAAAGCAAGAGCTGAGATTATATAAagggggctggaggcagctgcgGCACAGGCTGTGATTAATTCCTGGCACTGAGGAGCTCTGAAGATCCAGGGCGGCGTGGTCTGAGGAtgaggcagccccagggtccCTGGGatgcattcctgctgctgctgcagggctgctgtgaggggaaggggcaggcaggggctgagcactccagggacctgctgggagCTGACTCAGCACCACggtggccctgcagagcctgtcctgcagatcccctctccctcccaaaATCAcggaggggacacagctgagggcagggcagcccatggctggggcaggagagcagcagtgagagctggTGGTGGCTGGTGGGGACGGGACAGCACTTTCCTGAGGCCATGGACCCTCTCAGGACTATGGAAACTTCGTGTTAGAAAAACTTTTGTCCTCTGCACCTCCAGTGAAGGCAGAGATTGCTGACTGGGCACTGGGGCCGCAGCTTGGGCTGGCTCCATTTTGGATCCATGCAGTGCTCGAAGCAGGGGCCAAACCTTGAACTTTCAGAGGAGCCAGGGAGTCCTGCCCGCTGGCCTGgcatccctgggctggcactgggagcagcgGAATATCCTGGTGTGGAAAATCGCGtttggctgcagccctggctggcagctgctggctcccacAGCCCCGTGGCTGATTGCCTGGCTGGGGTTTATCCTCCTCGGACAAGCGGGTTCCCACACGCAGCCATTAAGCTCACCCCAAAAGAGGCTGGCAGGGGCCCAGCCCAGAGCGAGGGTCCGGGAGATGCCCCCGGGCGCTGCCgatggggaggcaggagcagagcagggatgttctgtgccccttccagctctgacagctgctcccctgcccctcGGCAGTGCCGTCGGCGATGCGAGCGATGGCAGACCAGGCTGCGGCGGCAGCAGACgcctctccagccctggcaccgtGCCCGGGCTCACCTCGGCGTGGCGACATCGAGGGACCGACGCCCCACGCCGGCGGCACCAGGGAGGACGGAGGCGGCCGGGATGGCTGCGGGCTCCTTCCCTCGGCGGACGGGGACACGAAACGTCCCCCCTCGCCCCAGCCCGGCGGGATGCTCCTGGCCGACCTCCCGCGGGCCCCCCAGCCCCGGCTGAGCCCGGCCAAGTCGCGCACGGCTCCGCCGTCGCCCAGCGTGTCGCCGTCGGAGAGCCGAGCCGCGCTGCTCCGGCTGCGCGACGCCAGGCTGGAGGACACGAGAAGGCGGCTGTCGGAGGCCGTGCAGGAGCCCCTGAGCCGCCTGAGCCGCCTGATGGCCGAGGACAGCAGCCCCCCGGGCCGGGCCAAGGAGCCGgggggcagccccgggggcggccgcggggccgggagcCGCCGGCTGCGGGACTGGACGCCCTGGGAGCCCACCCTGAACTGCCGCTACGAGATCTGCTCCTACGGGGACGTGATCCAGGTGGTGGAGGTGGCGCAGAGGGACACGGACCCGCCGCTCCCGGCGCCCGAGGAGCCTCCGGCGGCGCGGTCCGGGGGCTCGGTGCCGGGCAGAGCGCTCGCCGGCATCGCCCTCCTTGCCTACGGCTACCTGGTGCTGCCGCTGCCGCCCTACGCCGCCGGGCTCTGCGTGGGGCTGCTCTGcgggctgctgctgggcttcctCGCCATCCTCCTCCTCGTGCCCAAGGCCCCGCCGGCCGCTCGGGGACCCTGGGGCCGCCTGCGCCCCAAGCTGCTCCCGGGGGAGCCGCGGGAAGCCCCCCACCTCCAGGTAGGAGAGGGGTGCTCTGGGATGAGGGGCTGGAGATGTCCCTGGTGAGCAAGCAGGCggctccctccttccccagggctggatgaaCCAGCTGCACGTGTACGACCCCGAGCTGTTCCACCCGTCGCTCACGCACTCGGTGCTCGCCGTGCTGGACGGGGCCACCCTCAAGCTGTCCTACCCCAAGAGCAACATCCCGCGCCGAGCCACCTTCGAGGAGGAGATCCTGGACGCCGTTTTCGTCAGCCACCGCTACTACGACCTGACGGATGCCAAGGTGAGCCCGGGGGTCCTCAGGAGCCTCCCTCCCACGGCGACCCCCAGCCTGAGCCGGGCTCACCCCGCTCTCGGTGCCGCAGGTCTTCCTGTGCCCCCCCAGCCTGGCCCGAAAGCGGACGTGGAACAAGAAATATCCCATCTGCGTGCTGCTCCCCGAGCCGGCCGAGGGAGAGGGCGGCGAGCAGCGGGACACGGAGCcgcagggggaggaggggagcaggaaggTGCCGGTGGCCGGGCAGGACACCCCGGGGGACGGCAGGGACAGGTGCCTGTACCTGTTTGGGCGGACGGGGCGGGAGAAGGAGGAGTGGTACCAGCACCTCGTGCAAGCCTCCCGtgggacagccagcagccacGGTGACACCAGGGCAGGTGAGGGGCAGCCACCATGGCCTCGGCTCTGGGCCAGGACTGACCCAGGAACACAATGCCTTGGTGGACAGCAATGGAGGGATGTGGAGGAGCCTAAAGTGTAGCCAAGAGGGTTCTGCTGGTCAGCACAGGGTGGGTGGCATGTCACTGGTGTCATGGACAGGCATCATGTCACCCCTGATGCCATCCTGACTGAACAGACTGGGTATTAGGAACAATTCTTTCACTGAAAGGGCTGTCCAGGCCCGGGGCAGgggtggagtgcccatccctggagggactTAAAGCAgtggggatgtggcacttggggacacaggttggtgctggcctgggcagtgctggggagtgGATTGATGACATTATGGGGGTTTTCCAAactcaatgattctgtgattccacatCCCCAGGCACTGGATGGACCCCGCagagcagcggcagcagcagcgggggCAGTGCCGAGGACATCCCATCCACAGATCCCTCCAGGGATGTGTCAGGGAGCACTGAGGAGATTTACCTGGACTACAGCACCTACATGGCCCGctttgtgccagcacagggggcaGCCAGCCCGGAGAGGAGCCCCTCTCACGGAGCTTTGGGCAGCCCCACGCCCACAAAGGTGAGAGGGACAAACCCAGCagcgggagcggggctggaggCTGATGGAGCCACACTTCCAGTGTGGGGTTTGTTTGAGCAGCcaagccctggggcagggagcacaggacAGCAGGTCCCACTGCTCACAGAGCCACCTCGCTGCaggggctggtggctgctgtcccctcccaggaggACACAGCCAGCATGGCCTGGATGAACGCGCTGGTGGCACGCATCTTCTGGGACTTCCTGCGGGAGCAATACTGGGCAGAGCAGGTGTCCAACAAGATCCAGAAGAAGCTGAGCAAGATCAAGGTGAGAGGCAGGAGCATCAGGTCAAGTTGGGGGAGCCCTGTTCCCAAGGCCCCAGGGCACTTGGTGACTGTCCCCATGGGGGTTTGCTTCCATCAGCTCCCGTATTTCATGAACGAGCTGACGCTGACAGAGCTGGACATGGGCACATCCATCCCTTCAGTGCTCAGTGCCTCCAACCCCACCATCAATGAGCGAGGTAAGAGCCCCACAGAGGCACAGGGATCCCAGTGCTGGCCCCAGGATGGCTTtacagagctgccagcccagagctgggagggcttggcagtgctgaccCCTGTGGTGCTGACCTGACCTcaccctgtccctctccctggcagggctctgggtggACATGGAGGTCACCTACAGCGGCTCCTTGCAGATGACACTGGAGACAAAGATGAACCTCAGcaagctggggaaggagagctCTTCAGAGGAGAGCGGCCCtgcagaggcaggcagagaggggTAAGGAGCCTGCCATGGATGggctcatcctgctcctcctgccccagcgAGGTGAGGCCGCTGTCCCCGAGCAGCCCGTGACCTCCTGGGGCTCGCAGGGCCAGGCCACGGCTGATCCTGCTGGCAGACAGCGACGCCGAGTCGTCCAGCGCCGGCTCCTCCGACGAGGAAGATGCCCCCAGTGCAGAGCCCGTGGGAGTCCGGGGGAGCGGCTCCCCCCGCCCGGCACCGAGGGGTACGGGGGTGCTGGGGGTCTGTGCCACGGGGGGCacggggaggggctggggacgCACGGTGCCACgtcagcacagggctgtggggacagcgTCCCCGGTGGGACACGCACAGCGCATGGTGGCGGCTTCCAAAgggggctctgtccctgtgggtgctgtggcagggggctgggggacccccaaacccagcagggctgagctggggcccCTCCTGCTTTAGGCACGTCAGCGGGAACAGCACGAGCAGGAAGATCCTGCGCTTCGTGGATAA
This window harbors:
- the LOC103817814 gene encoding LOW QUALITY PROTEIN: testis-expressed protein 2-like (The sequence of the model RefSeq protein was modified relative to this genomic sequence to represent the inferred CDS: inserted 1 base in 1 codon); translation: MRAMADQAAAAADASPALAPCPGSPRRGDIEGPTPHAGGTREDGGGRDGCGLLPSADGDTKRPPSPQPGGMLLADLPRAPQPRLSPAKSRTAPPSPSVSPSESRAALLRLRDARLEDTRRRLSEAVQEPLSRLSRLMAEDSSPPGRAKEPGGSPGGGRGAGSRRLRDWTPWEPTLNCRYEICSYGDVIQVVEVAQRDTDPPLPAPEEPPAARSGGSVPGRALAGIALLAYGYLVLPLPPYAAGLCVGLLCGLLLGFLAILLLVPKAPPAARGPWGRLRPKLLPGEPREAPHLQGWMNQLHVYDPELFHPSLTHSVLAVLDGATLKLSYPKSNIPRRATFEEEILDAVFVSHRYYDLTDAKVFLCPPSLARKRTWNKKYPICVLLPEPAEGEGGEQRDTEPQGEEGSRKVPVAGQDTPGDGRDRCLYLFGRTGREKEEWYQHLVQASRGTASSHGDTRAGTGWTPQSSGSSSGGSAEDIPSTDPSRDVSGSTEEIYLDYSTYMARFVPAQGAASPERSPSHGALGSPTPTKGLVAAVPSQEDTASMAWMNALVARIFWDFLREQYWAEQVSNKIQKKLSKIKLPYFMNELTLTELDMGTSIPSVLSASNPTINERGLWVDMEVTYSGSLQMTLETKMNLSKLGKESSSEESGPAEAGREGARPRLILLADSDAESSSAGSSDEEDAPSAEPVGXPGERLPPPGTEGHVSGNSTSRKILRFVDKIAKSKYFQKATENEFIKKKMEEVSNTPLLLTVEVQELAGTLAVNIPPPPTDRVWYSFRVPPQLELKVRPKLGEREVTFLHVTEWIEKKLKHEFQKILVMPNMDDLIIPIMRSGLDPWPPTTGLPGDPPATGDRRL